One genomic window of Providencia hangzhouensis includes the following:
- the narI gene encoding respiratory nitrate reductase subunit gamma — protein MNFINQFFFDIYPYIAGTVFIVGSWLRYDYGQYTWRAGSSQMLDKKNMRLASNLFHLGIIGIFVGHFLGMLTPHWMYESFLPMHIKQLMAMIGGGSAGVMMLIGGAMLLKRRLTNPRVRATSSFGDIMILTLLVVQVCLGLLTIPFSAQHMDGSEMLKLVGWAQSIVTFHWGASNYLEGVGIVFKLHIVLGMTIFLLFPFCRLVHIWSAPIEYLTRRYQLVRNRH, from the coding sequence ATGAATTTTATCAATCAATTTTTCTTCGATATTTACCCCTATATCGCTGGGACGGTATTTATTGTCGGTAGTTGGTTACGTTACGATTACGGGCAATACACGTGGCGAGCGGGTTCCAGCCAAATGTTGGATAAAAAGAACATGCGTTTGGCATCAAACTTATTCCATTTGGGGATTATTGGGATTTTTGTCGGGCACTTTTTAGGTATGTTAACGCCTCATTGGATGTATGAATCTTTTCTGCCAATGCACATTAAGCAGTTAATGGCGATGATAGGTGGGGGATCAGCAGGTGTGATGATGTTAATTGGTGGCGCGATGCTATTGAAGCGCCGCCTGACAAACCCACGAGTGAGAGCAACTTCATCCTTTGGTGACATCATGATCTTAACCTTGCTGGTGGTGCAAGTTTGCTTAGGATTACTTACCATTCCATTCTCAGCACAACATATGGATGGTAGCGAAATGTTGAAATTAGTGGGATGGGCACAGTCTATTGTGACATTCCATTGGGGGGCATCCAATTACCTTGAAGGGGTTGGCATTGTTTTTAAACTGCATATTGTGTTGGGGATGACGATATTTTTACTCTTCCCATTCTGCCGTTTAGTGCACATTTGGAGTGCACCTATCGAATACCTGACTCGTCGGTATCAATTGGTGAGAAATCGCCATTAG
- a CDS encoding MFS transporter — protein sequence MINSNPIKPKTNYRWVVLALIFIVYAVNYADRSNIGAVLPFITDEFKLTNLEAGSLASMFFLGYALCQIPAGFWMAKRGIRGMVSLSILGFSAMTWFIGLAQSAFAIKWLRLGLGMAEAPTPVGLTSTINNWFPAKEKATATGVYIASTMFAPIIVPPLVVWIALTYGWRWVFILFAIPGIFLAIIWYLFVRTKPEESRFVSQSELDYIRADNSEIAEKKIEGNIVLSPKFNTLDKFIRVKSVTPLSSASQIFKSKNIWCNTISYFMMVSILYGILTWIPSYLVNEKGFSFMKMGFVASMPFVGGFIGSIFGGWISDKVFGRRRKPTMLFTAVATIAMMLVMLNVPESTTAVALALFSVGLFLNIGWPAFTAYPMGVADNNNYPIAISVVNSGGNLGGFVSPMMAGLLLDMTGKFDAVFSYFGICAVIGLIMILLLDEPK from the coding sequence ATGATAAATTCAAATCCGATTAAGCCAAAGACGAATTATCGTTGGGTGGTATTAGCCCTGATTTTTATCGTCTATGCTGTAAATTATGCAGACAGAAGTAATATTGGTGCGGTTCTACCTTTTATTACTGATGAGTTTAAATTAACTAATTTAGAAGCGGGATCTCTCGCGAGTATGTTTTTCCTCGGTTATGCTTTATGCCAAATACCCGCGGGCTTTTGGATGGCAAAACGTGGGATCAGAGGAATGGTGTCATTATCCATTCTCGGTTTCTCCGCCATGACTTGGTTTATTGGCTTAGCCCAATCTGCCTTTGCAATTAAGTGGTTGCGTCTCGGCCTAGGTATGGCAGAAGCGCCAACTCCTGTCGGGTTAACGTCGACAATTAATAACTGGTTTCCAGCAAAAGAAAAAGCAACTGCCACTGGGGTTTATATTGCTTCAACGATGTTTGCTCCGATTATTGTTCCACCATTAGTCGTTTGGATTGCATTAACTTATGGATGGCGCTGGGTCTTTATTCTGTTTGCTATTCCCGGTATTTTTCTCGCTATTATTTGGTATTTATTTGTTAGAACAAAACCAGAGGAAAGCCGCTTTGTTTCACAAAGTGAATTAGATTATATTCGTGCCGATAATTCAGAAATTGCAGAAAAGAAAATAGAAGGCAATATTGTTCTGAGTCCTAAATTTAATACGCTAGATAAATTTATTCGTGTTAAATCAGTCACACCATTAAGTTCAGCTTCCCAAATATTTAAATCTAAAAATATTTGGTGTAATACCATTTCTTATTTCATGATGGTCAGTATTTTATATGGAATATTAACCTGGATACCTTCTTATCTGGTGAATGAAAAAGGCTTTTCATTTATGAAGATGGGCTTTGTTGCATCAATGCCATTTGTTGGTGGGTTTATCGGTTCGATTTTTGGTGGCTGGATTTCTGATAAAGTTTTTGGTCGTCGTCGTAAACCTACGATGCTATTTACCGCAGTAGCGACGATTGCCATGATGTTAGTGATGTTGAATGTTCCTGAAAGTACGACTGCAGTTGCGCTTGCCCTTTTCTCGGTTGGTTTATTCTTGAATATTGGCTGGCCTGCATTTACTGCTTATCCAATGGGAGTTGCTGATAATAATAACTACCCAATTGCGATATCTGTTGTGAATAGTGGAGGAAACTTAGGTGGCTTCGTTTCACCTATGATGGCAGGGCTATTGTTAGATATGACTGGTAAGTTTGATGCTGTTTTCTCTTACTTTGGTATCTGTGCGGTGATTGGCTTAATTATGATCCTGTTACTTGATGAACCGAAATAA
- the narH gene encoding nitrate reductase subunit beta gives MKIRSQVGMVLNLDKCIGCHTCSVTCKNVWTSREGVEYAWFNNVETKPGIGYPHNWEDQEKWKGGWIRTIKGKLVPRMGNKVGVLSKIFANPDVPALDDYYEPFNYDYGHLKNAKEDKHVPTARPRSLITGERMSNVKMGPNWEDDLGGEFAKRAQDKNFEHIQKEMYGQFENTFMMYLPRLCEHCLNPACVATCPSGAIYKRSEDGIVLIDQDKCRGWRMCLTGCPYKKIYFNWKSGKSEKCIFCYPRIESGMPTVCSETCVGRIRYLGVLLYDADKIESAASVEKETDLYQSQLDVFLDPHDPKVIEEAQKQGIPLSVIDAAQKSPVYKMAMEWRLALPLHPEYRTLPMVWYVPPLSPIQSVADSGLLANKGVLPDVESLRIPVQYLANLLTAGDTEPVLLALKRMLAMRHFKRAETVENQCDTSALEQVGLTQAQAQEMYRYLAIANYEDRFVIPSSHRELAREAFPEAKACGFSFGDGCHGSDSKANLFNSRRIDAIDITPKNNQEKAL, from the coding sequence ATGAAAATTCGTTCTCAAGTCGGCATGGTGCTAAACCTTGATAAATGTATTGGTTGTCACACTTGCTCAGTGACCTGTAAAAACGTGTGGACTAGCCGCGAAGGGGTAGAATACGCATGGTTTAATAACGTCGAAACCAAACCAGGTATTGGTTACCCCCATAATTGGGAAGACCAAGAAAAATGGAAAGGAGGCTGGATCCGCACCATTAAGGGTAAATTGGTTCCACGTATGGGGAACAAAGTTGGCGTTTTATCAAAAATCTTCGCTAACCCAGATGTACCTGCTTTGGATGATTATTATGAGCCGTTTAATTATGACTACGGCCATTTAAAAAATGCTAAAGAAGATAAGCACGTACCGACAGCACGCCCTCGTTCATTAATTACTGGTGAGCGAATGAGTAACGTGAAAATGGGACCAAACTGGGAAGATGATTTAGGCGGTGAATTCGCCAAACGAGCCCAAGATAAAAACTTTGAACATATTCAAAAAGAGATGTATGGGCAGTTTGAAAATACGTTCATGATGTATTTGCCACGCCTGTGTGAACATTGTTTAAACCCAGCTTGCGTCGCGACCTGCCCAAGTGGTGCAATTTATAAGCGCTCAGAAGACGGTATTGTTTTGATTGACCAAGACAAATGCCGTGGCTGGCGTATGTGCTTAACTGGTTGCCCGTATAAAAAAATCTATTTCAATTGGAAAAGCGGTAAATCAGAAAAATGTATTTTCTGTTACCCACGTATTGAGTCAGGTATGCCAACGGTTTGCTCTGAAACCTGTGTTGGTCGTATCCGCTATTTAGGGGTATTGCTGTATGACGCCGATAAAATTGAGTCGGCTGCCAGTGTCGAAAAGGAAACCGACCTTTACCAGAGCCAACTTGATGTTTTCCTTGATCCCCATGATCCAAAAGTGATTGAAGAAGCGCAAAAACAAGGGATCCCATTAAGTGTGATCGATGCGGCACAGAAATCTCCAGTGTACAAAATGGCGATGGAATGGCGCTTAGCTCTGCCATTACACCCTGAATACCGCACGTTACCAATGGTGTGGTATGTACCACCTTTGTCACCGATCCAGTCAGTGGCGGATTCAGGGCTATTAGCTAATAAAGGTGTATTGCCGGATGTCGAAAGTTTACGCATTCCAGTGCAATACCTTGCGAATTTGTTAACCGCAGGGGATACCGAACCGGTGTTATTGGCGTTAAAACGTATGTTAGCGATGCGCCATTTCAAACGGGCAGAAACCGTGGAAAACCAATGTGATACCAGTGCATTAGAGCAAGTCGGCTTAACACAAGCTCAGGCACAAGAAATGTACCGCTATTTAGCCATTGCTAACTATGAAGACCGTTTTGTCATTCCATCCAGTCATCGAGAATTGGCGCGTGAAGCATTCCCTGAAGCGAAAGCTTGTGGCTTTAGTTTTGGTGATGGTTGCCATGGCAGCGATAGCAAAGCGAATTTATTTAATAGCAGGCGCATTGACGCCATTGATATCACACCAAAAAATAATCAGGAGAAAGCACTATGA
- the narJ gene encoding nitrate reductase molybdenum cofactor assembly chaperone — protein sequence MMTLKVISRLLEYPSEALWLHRDELIEALEQADELPVTRAVQLMVFVREYLNEDLLDMQAQYCELFDRGRATSLLLFEHVHGESRDRGQAMVDLMAQYQQQGLQIDCRELPDHLPIYLEYLTALPTDETIEGLQDIAPILALLGERLKQRESRFSVLFDFLLELSHSDIAAEQLSKQVATEVRDDTPEALDAVWEEEQVKFFADEKTCGSEVAAHQHRFANAVVPQYLDLSVGSHVGVQK from the coding sequence ATGATGACACTAAAAGTGATTTCTCGGTTATTGGAATACCCTTCGGAAGCGCTTTGGTTGCATCGTGATGAGCTCATTGAAGCGCTAGAACAGGCTGATGAGCTGCCTGTCACACGGGCTGTTCAACTGATGGTGTTTGTGCGTGAGTATCTCAACGAAGACTTACTTGATATGCAGGCGCAATATTGTGAACTGTTTGATAGAGGACGCGCGACATCATTATTGCTATTTGAGCATGTACATGGCGAATCCCGAGACCGAGGGCAAGCGATGGTTGATTTAATGGCTCAATATCAGCAACAGGGTTTGCAAATTGATTGCCGTGAATTACCCGATCATTTGCCCATTTATTTGGAATACCTCACGGCATTACCGACCGATGAAACTATCGAGGGGCTACAGGATATTGCGCCAATTTTAGCGCTGTTAGGGGAAAGGTTGAAACAGCGAGAAAGCCGTTTCTCTGTTTTATTTGATTTTTTACTTGAGCTTTCCCATAGCGACATTGCTGCGGAGCAATTAAGCAAACAAGTAGCAACCGAAGTACGGGATGATACCCCAGAGGCGCTAGATGCAGTTTGGGAAGAGGAGCAAGTGAAATTTTTTGCCGATGAAAAAACATGTGGTAGCGAAGTTGCAGCGCATCAACATCGCTTCGCCAATGCGGTGGTACCACAGTATTTGGATCTCAGTGTGGGCAGCCATGTAGGAGTTCAAAAATGA
- a CDS encoding xylulokinase encodes MMDSVYLGIDAGSSSVKVCAFNFHGELLAKASRDTNIISKSPKNHEIDLNDFWRKTADAVKEVTSQVKNIVSVSFSVACPTLVLLDKHNKPVANGITYLDGRSEGFIQQTLGENITHVRALSCNSPSPSACWVGTLGWLQEQQPELMQKVHKVVLLNSFLSLKLGSQKAAIDPTQAAYSGAVVLAKAPKWSKELLRYWKFNHDILPPIYQCTSVVGKVSKEAAQETGLKENTPIILGSADTAAAAFAVGLLDPETAFESTGTSGVITFCLEEPNFDPRFMNRYHIVPNQWLAHGAMSTTGGTFSWLNQAIWPEVNDHEQLEIFSKSSVPGANGLIYLPYLAGERSPIWDVNASGAWIGLRLNHTRDDMVRAAFEGTAYGLKQILNIANEKWGVILDELLSVGGGSRNTLWTQIKADILQVEYNIAQTADAAAFGAAMVGATGAGFFCGINDPDLPIIKTEDITFTPNQDKKTQDTYDKQFNIYNGLYPLLKETMHSLSSK; translated from the coding sequence ATGATGGACAGTGTCTATTTGGGAATTGATGCAGGTAGCAGTAGTGTGAAAGTTTGTGCGTTTAATTTCCATGGAGAATTATTGGCAAAGGCTTCACGTGATACCAATATTATTTCCAAATCTCCCAAAAATCATGAAATTGACTTAAATGATTTTTGGAGAAAGACCGCAGATGCAGTTAAAGAAGTGACTTCTCAAGTAAAGAATATCGTATCTGTGAGTTTCTCTGTTGCTTGCCCAACGCTGGTTTTATTGGATAAACATAATAAACCTGTCGCAAATGGGATTACTTACCTCGATGGGCGTTCCGAAGGCTTCATACAGCAAACACTTGGGGAAAATATAACGCATGTTCGGGCGCTTTCTTGTAATAGCCCAAGTCCGTCTGCATGTTGGGTAGGAACGTTAGGATGGCTACAAGAACAACAGCCGGAATTAATGCAAAAAGTTCATAAAGTCGTGCTACTTAATAGTTTTTTATCTTTAAAGTTAGGGAGCCAAAAAGCCGCCATTGACCCGACCCAAGCTGCGTATTCTGGCGCAGTGGTTTTGGCGAAAGCTCCTAAGTGGTCAAAAGAATTATTAAGGTATTGGAAGTTTAATCACGATATTTTGCCGCCGATTTACCAATGCACCTCTGTGGTTGGTAAAGTGAGTAAAGAAGCCGCTCAAGAAACGGGATTAAAAGAAAATACGCCAATTATTTTAGGGTCGGCAGATACCGCCGCTGCAGCATTCGCGGTTGGGTTACTTGACCCTGAAACGGCTTTTGAATCAACAGGAACATCGGGAGTCATTACGTTTTGCTTAGAAGAGCCAAATTTTGATCCTCGTTTTATGAACCGGTACCACATCGTCCCCAATCAATGGTTGGCCCATGGTGCGATGTCGACAACAGGGGGAACATTCAGTTGGTTAAATCAGGCTATTTGGCCGGAAGTTAATGACCATGAACAGTTGGAAATATTTTCAAAATCATCAGTACCTGGTGCCAATGGCTTAATTTATCTGCCTTATTTAGCTGGAGAACGTAGCCCTATTTGGGATGTTAATGCATCGGGAGCATGGATAGGCTTACGTCTAAATCATACTCGCGATGATATGGTCAGGGCGGCATTTGAAGGTACAGCATATGGTCTAAAACAGATCTTGAATATTGCTAATGAAAAATGGGGAGTGATATTAGATGAATTACTCAGCGTAGGAGGTGGATCACGTAATACATTATGGACTCAAATTAAAGCGGATATTCTTCAGGTTGAATATAATATTGCCCAAACAGCAGACGCAGCGGCTTTTGGCGCCGCAATGGTTGGTGCGACAGGAGCTGGTTTTTTCTGTGGCATTAATGACCCTGATTTACCGATTATAAAAACAGAAGATATCACATTCACACCAAATCAAGATAAAAAAACACAAGATACTTATGACAAGCAGTTTAATATTTACAATGGGCTGTATCCTTTATTAAAAGAAACAATGCATAGCTTGTCGAGTAAATAA
- a CDS encoding class I fructose-bisphosphate aldolase has protein sequence MFLGKEIRLKRLLNKKSGRLLAITMDHPITRGVLPGIGDIKSVMKQVVAGAPDAITMHKGIIEKVYPPYVASDVSIIMKATSYSIPYHEAYDTPVADVEEAIRLGADAISVGCIMGGPEQAQQLTFLGQVSKAAASAGLPLVAHIYPKGPMIEDSFDAKNLAYCVRAGAELGVDIIKTLWSGSPETFKSVVDSCPAMVALAGGDMGSDLVSFLTNTRKALDIGVGGVTYGRFVWQHENPTAVIKALNALINDDCSVDQAIAEYKQAGGK, from the coding sequence ATGTTTTTAGGAAAAGAAATTCGTTTAAAAAGATTATTAAATAAAAAATCTGGCCGCCTTCTTGCGATTACTATGGATCATCCGATTACACGTGGTGTATTACCGGGAATTGGTGATATTAAATCTGTCATGAAACAGGTTGTTGCGGGTGCACCTGATGCCATTACGATGCATAAAGGTATTATTGAAAAGGTTTATCCTCCGTATGTTGCTTCCGATGTTTCTATCATCATGAAAGCGACAAGTTATTCCATACCTTACCATGAAGCTTATGACACACCCGTTGCTGACGTTGAAGAAGCGATTCGTTTAGGAGCAGATGCAATTTCAGTCGGTTGTATTATGGGAGGACCTGAACAAGCACAGCAATTGACATTTTTAGGTCAAGTATCAAAAGCCGCTGCTTCCGCGGGACTGCCTTTAGTCGCGCATATTTATCCAAAAGGTCCAATGATTGAAGATAGTTTTGATGCGAAAAATCTCGCTTACTGTGTTCGCGCAGGCGCTGAGCTAGGTGTCGATATCATCAAAACACTTTGGTCAGGTTCCCCTGAGACATTTAAATCAGTCGTTGATAGCTGCCCAGCAATGGTTGCTTTAGCTGGCGGTGATATGGGGAGTGATCTTGTTAGCTTCCTAACAAATACACGTAAAGCATTAGATATTGGTGTTGGTGGTGTGACATACGGGCGCTTCGTATGGCAGCACGAAAACCCAACAGCAGTCATTAAGGCTCTGAATGCATTAATTAATGATGATTGTTCGGTTGACCAAGCTATCGCGGAATATAAGCAAGCTGGTGGCAAATAA
- a CDS encoding zinc-dependent dehydrogenase, giving the protein MKAAVLYAPNELRVADVKYPQVGKGDVVIKVKAAAICGTDGRIISGKKTKGVRYPSVIGHEFSGEIVEVGENVTDLKVGDAIAVDPVVPCRSCVYCRIGKENVCLNRQAIGYEFDGAFAEYVRIPEVALSSGNVFKIPQGMSFEAAALAEPLACCINGQKNVGIELGDTVVIIGAGPIGLMHVQLARFSGATNIIVSELNEQRQQAALNCGATRVVNSQQENLLDVVKGLTEGVGADVVIIAIGIPGLVNPALELARKGGRVNLFAGFSKDDMAQIDVNIIHYNELILTGASALSREGYQQALTLISSGLIDIEKLVTHRFVLDEINEAMATAQKGDAIKIIIHNN; this is encoded by the coding sequence ATGAAAGCAGCGGTATTGTATGCGCCTAATGAACTTAGAGTGGCAGACGTTAAATATCCACAAGTTGGTAAAGGCGATGTGGTTATTAAAGTCAAAGCAGCCGCGATTTGTGGAACTGACGGACGGATTATTTCCGGTAAAAAAACTAAAGGTGTGCGTTACCCTTCTGTAATAGGACATGAATTTTCAGGGGAAATTGTCGAAGTCGGTGAAAATGTGACTGACCTAAAAGTCGGTGACGCAATCGCTGTTGATCCTGTAGTACCATGCCGTTCTTGCGTTTATTGCCGAATTGGTAAAGAAAATGTCTGTTTAAATCGCCAAGCTATCGGATATGAGTTTGACGGTGCTTTTGCGGAATATGTTCGAATACCAGAGGTTGCTTTGTCATCGGGTAACGTCTTTAAGATACCGCAAGGGATGTCTTTTGAAGCCGCAGCATTAGCTGAGCCGTTAGCTTGCTGTATCAATGGACAAAAAAATGTGGGTATTGAGCTTGGTGATACGGTGGTCATTATTGGTGCGGGGCCTATCGGGTTAATGCACGTGCAACTTGCGCGTTTCTCAGGTGCGACAAATATTATTGTGAGTGAACTCAATGAACAGCGCCAACAGGCTGCGTTAAATTGCGGTGCAACACGCGTCGTTAATAGCCAGCAAGAAAACTTACTGGATGTCGTAAAAGGCTTGACGGAAGGTGTGGGGGCAGATGTTGTGATTATTGCCATTGGCATCCCTGGATTAGTTAATCCTGCGTTGGAACTCGCTAGAAAAGGCGGGCGTGTTAACTTGTTCGCTGGTTTTTCAAAAGATGATATGGCGCAAATTGATGTCAATATTATTCACTACAACGAGCTTATTCTTACGGGAGCCAGTGCGTTAAGCCGGGAAGGATACCAACAAGCTTTGACACTGATTTCTTCTGGCTTAATTGATATTGAGAAATTAGTGACTCACCGATTTGTTTTAGATGAGATCAACGAGGCCATGGCAACCGCTCAAAAAGGTGACGCGATTAAAATTATTATACATAACAATTAA
- a CDS encoding D-2-hydroxyacid dehydrogenase, translated as MTVKIVFLDHDTFPEGINIKKINKEYSLELYGKTSEDEIIERVKNANIIITNKVKITKKIIESAKQLKFISVAATGTDVIDIGACNERNILVSNIRNYAINTVPEHTFTLILALRRSLLAYAQSVRNGRWQESGQFCYFDYKINNLAGSTLGIIGDGVLGKAVADIAKAFGMKVLFSTYKGTNNMGPLYTPFEDVIAKSDIISIHCPLLKSTKDLISFSEFEQMKPSCILINTARGGIVNEEALYGALINNKILGAGFDVCISEPPEKESYMMKLTQLSNFILTPHISWASFEAIQTLSDMMMDNIEAFLSGHPQNLVN; from the coding sequence ATGACAGTTAAAATCGTGTTTCTCGATCATGACACTTTCCCTGAAGGAATAAATATTAAGAAAATAAATAAAGAATATAGTTTAGAACTATATGGGAAAACATCGGAAGATGAAATTATTGAGCGAGTGAAAAATGCAAACATTATTATTACCAATAAAGTAAAAATCACTAAAAAAATTATTGAATCTGCAAAGCAACTCAAATTCATTTCTGTCGCTGCAACAGGAACGGATGTGATTGATATTGGTGCTTGTAATGAGCGTAATATATTAGTTTCTAACATCAGAAATTATGCAATAAATACAGTGCCTGAGCATACGTTTACCTTGATTTTAGCCTTACGTCGTAGCTTATTAGCCTATGCACAATCAGTACGAAATGGTCGTTGGCAAGAATCAGGCCAGTTTTGTTATTTTGATTATAAAATTAATAATTTAGCTGGGTCGACGCTTGGTATTATTGGTGATGGTGTCTTAGGTAAGGCAGTTGCTGATATCGCAAAAGCTTTTGGTATGAAGGTGTTATTTTCCACATACAAAGGCACGAATAATATGGGCCCACTATATACACCATTTGAGGATGTTATTGCGAAAAGTGATATTATTTCTATTCATTGTCCATTACTCAAATCCACCAAGGATTTAATTAGCTTTTCAGAATTCGAACAGATGAAACCGTCTTGTATTTTAATTAATACAGCACGAGGTGGGATCGTTAATGAAGAAGCATTATATGGCGCTCTAATAAATAATAAAATATTAGGTGCAGGGTTTGATGTTTGCATTTCAGAACCACCCGAAAAAGAAAGCTATATGATGAAATTAACTCAGTTATCAAATTTTATTCTTACCCCTCATATTTCATGGGCTAGTTTTGAAGCCATACAAACCTTATCAGACATGATGATGGACAATATCGAAGCCTTTTTATCTGGCCATCCTCAAAATTTAGTTAATTAA